Proteins encoded together in one Benincasa hispida cultivar B227 chromosome 1, ASM972705v1, whole genome shotgun sequence window:
- the LOC120088746 gene encoding uncharacterized GPI-anchored protein At1g61900 isoform X2: MMDRFHTVSYSYPNGNMCHRLLLFVIWISSFHDGVALPTVVQSRLVSSMREQAQSPSSVVFDPIEISPAVIPQFPYSNESLPPMYPTFPTRYEPVLTGRCPVNFSVISNVMDKTASDCSQPMAALVGNVICCPQLSSLLHIFQGFYGLTSDQLVLQEAVANDCFSDIISILASRGANQTIPTLCSVKSSNLTGGSCPVTDVATFEKSVNVSKLLDACDTVDPLKECCRPICQPAIMEAALQISGRQFSADTSSNLAGQPTHIDSINDCKRVVYSYISRKLSSDAANTAFRILSSCKVNKVCPLDFEQPSEVIEDCRNVAAPSPSCCSSLNSYIAGIQKQMLITNKQAIICATMFGSMLRKGGVMTNVYELCDVDLKDFSIQGCLLRSLPSDVVFDNSTGFSFTCDLTDNIAAPWPSSSSISTLSLCAPEMSLPALPTSETKRNSGQREEGLDFPMPIFLFFIMVSAFLY; this comes from the exons ATGATGGACCGCTTTCATACTGTAAGCTATAGCTACCCGAATG GTAATATGTGCCACCGGTTACTATTGTTTGTCATTTGGATATCCAGTTTTCATGATGGAGTTGCCTTACCGACTGTGGTTCAGAGTCGTCTTGTTTCGTCCATGAGAGAGCAGGCTCAGTCACCTAGTAGCGTGGTCTTCGATCCTATAGAGATATCACCTGCAGTTATCCCACAATTCCCTTATTCAAATGAATCGTTGCCCCCAATGTATCCAACTTTTCCTACCAGATATGAACCAGTTTTAACTGGGAGATGCCCTGTAAATTTTTCTGTTATATCAAATGTTATGGACAAAACAGCATCAGATTGTTCTCAGCCTATGGCAGCACTTGTAGGAAATGTTATTTGCTGTCCACAACTTAGTAGCCTACTCCATATCTTCCAGGGTTTCTATGGCTTAACTTCTGATCAGTTGGTTTTGCAAGAGGCAGTTGCTAATGATTGTTTTTCAGATATCATTAGTATCTTAGCCAGCAGAGGAGCTAATCAGACAATACCCACTCTTTGCTCTGTCAAATCTTCAAATCTCACTGGTGGATCATGTCCAGTGACAGATGTTGCGACATTCGAAAAATCAGTTAATGTAAGCAAATTATTGGATGCATGTGATACTGTTGATCCTCTCAAGGAGTGTTGTAGACCAATATGTCAGCCTGCTATCATGGAGGCTGCACTTCAGATATCTGGAAGGCAATTTTCTGCTGATACAAGTAGTAATCTGGCAGGGCAGCCTACTCATATTGACTCAATAAATGATTGTAAAAGGGTTGTTTATTCATATATTTCTAGGAAACTCTCCTCAGATGCTGCCAACACTGCATTTCGAATATTGTCTTCCTGCAAAGTTAACAAAG TTTGCCCTTTGGATTTTGAGCAGCCTTCAGAAGTAATTGAAGATTGCCGCAATGTTGCTGCTCCTAGTCCTTCATGCTGCAGCTCATTGAATTCTTACATTGCGGGGATCCAAAAGCAGATGTTAATTACAAATAAACAAGCTATAATCTGTGCAACAATGTTTGGATCTATGTTGCGAAAAGGTGGGGTTATGACAAATGTTTATGAGCTGTGCGATGTCGACTTGAAAGATTTCAGCATTCAAG gATGTCTTCTTCGGAGCCTGCCTTCAGATGTGGTATTCGACAACTCAACAGGCTTTAGTTTTACTTGTGATTTGACCGATAACATTGCAGCACCGTGGCCTTCATCGTCCTCAATTTCAACATTGTCTCTTTGTGCGCCTG AGATGTCATTGCCTGCTCTACCAACATCTGAGACTAAGAGAAATAGTG GCCAGCGCGAGGAAGGATTGGATTTCCCAATgcccatttttttattttttattatggtCAGTGCATTTTTGTACTGA
- the LOC120088746 gene encoding uncharacterized GPI-anchored protein At1g61900 isoform X1, with protein sequence MMDRFHTVSYSYPNGNMCHRLLLFVIWISSFHDGVALPTVVQSRLVSSMREQAQSPSSVVFDPIEISPAVIPQFPYSNESLPPMYPTFPTRYEPVLTGRCPVNFSVISNVMDKTASDCSQPMAALVGNVICCPQLSSLLHIFQGFYGLTSDQLVLQEAVANDCFSDIISILASRGANQTIPTLCSVKSSNLTGGSCPVTDVATFEKSVNVSKLLDACDTVDPLKECCRPICQPAIMEAALQISGRQFSADTSSNLAGQPTHIDSINDCKRVVYSYISRKLSSDAANTAFRILSSCKVNKVCPLDFEQPSEVIEDCRNVAAPSPSCCSSLNSYIAGIQKQMLITNKQAIICATMFGSMLRKGGVMTNVYELCDVDLKDFSIQAYGQQGCLLRSLPSDVVFDNSTGFSFTCDLTDNIAAPWPSSSSISTLSLCAPEMSLPALPTSETKRNSGQREEGLDFPMPIFLFFIMVSAFLY encoded by the exons ATGATGGACCGCTTTCATACTGTAAGCTATAGCTACCCGAATG GTAATATGTGCCACCGGTTACTATTGTTTGTCATTTGGATATCCAGTTTTCATGATGGAGTTGCCTTACCGACTGTGGTTCAGAGTCGTCTTGTTTCGTCCATGAGAGAGCAGGCTCAGTCACCTAGTAGCGTGGTCTTCGATCCTATAGAGATATCACCTGCAGTTATCCCACAATTCCCTTATTCAAATGAATCGTTGCCCCCAATGTATCCAACTTTTCCTACCAGATATGAACCAGTTTTAACTGGGAGATGCCCTGTAAATTTTTCTGTTATATCAAATGTTATGGACAAAACAGCATCAGATTGTTCTCAGCCTATGGCAGCACTTGTAGGAAATGTTATTTGCTGTCCACAACTTAGTAGCCTACTCCATATCTTCCAGGGTTTCTATGGCTTAACTTCTGATCAGTTGGTTTTGCAAGAGGCAGTTGCTAATGATTGTTTTTCAGATATCATTAGTATCTTAGCCAGCAGAGGAGCTAATCAGACAATACCCACTCTTTGCTCTGTCAAATCTTCAAATCTCACTGGTGGATCATGTCCAGTGACAGATGTTGCGACATTCGAAAAATCAGTTAATGTAAGCAAATTATTGGATGCATGTGATACTGTTGATCCTCTCAAGGAGTGTTGTAGACCAATATGTCAGCCTGCTATCATGGAGGCTGCACTTCAGATATCTGGAAGGCAATTTTCTGCTGATACAAGTAGTAATCTGGCAGGGCAGCCTACTCATATTGACTCAATAAATGATTGTAAAAGGGTTGTTTATTCATATATTTCTAGGAAACTCTCCTCAGATGCTGCCAACACTGCATTTCGAATATTGTCTTCCTGCAAAGTTAACAAAG TTTGCCCTTTGGATTTTGAGCAGCCTTCAGAAGTAATTGAAGATTGCCGCAATGTTGCTGCTCCTAGTCCTTCATGCTGCAGCTCATTGAATTCTTACATTGCGGGGATCCAAAAGCAGATGTTAATTACAAATAAACAAGCTATAATCTGTGCAACAATGTTTGGATCTATGTTGCGAAAAGGTGGGGTTATGACAAATGTTTATGAGCTGTGCGATGTCGACTTGAAAGATTTCAGCATTCAAG CCTATGGACAGCAAG gATGTCTTCTTCGGAGCCTGCCTTCAGATGTGGTATTCGACAACTCAACAGGCTTTAGTTTTACTTGTGATTTGACCGATAACATTGCAGCACCGTGGCCTTCATCGTCCTCAATTTCAACATTGTCTCTTTGTGCGCCTG AGATGTCATTGCCTGCTCTACCAACATCTGAGACTAAGAGAAATAGTG GCCAGCGCGAGGAAGGATTGGATTTCCCAATgcccatttttttattttttattatggtCAGTGCATTTTTGTACTGA
- the LOC120080400 gene encoding uncharacterized protein LOC120080400 translates to MTSDKELFKDLDKSFKSRMKIGNCEYLEVKGKGIVSIESCAGTKLITKVLFVPEIDQNLLSVGQLVEKGFKVLFEEGKCLIFYSNGNELLKIKMQHKSFSLDPLEKKQITFKCQVKRDKLSEKFEPGIFVGDSMVSKAYKIYQPHTTKIVISRDVQFLEDKEGTRLLREVYERISVAALEPVGYEEAKRDTKWMEAMKEELSMIEKNNTWELVEKPAYRKVIGVKWVFKTKLNPDGSVNKLKARLVVKGYAQVWGIYFSETFTLVARMDTIRLLLVVSTQYRWKVYQLDVKSTFLNGVLEKEIYVKQPDEFIIPG, encoded by the exons ATGACAAGTGACAAAGAGTTGTTTAAGGACCTTGACAAGTCATTCAAGTCAAGGATGAAGATAGGAAACTGTGAGTATCTAGAAGTAAAGGGGAAGGGCATAGTGTCAATAGAGAGCTGTGCTGGAACCAAGTTGATTACTAAAGTGTTGTTTGTCCCTGAAATTGATCAAAACTTATTAAGCGTTGGTCAATTAGTAGAGAAGGGATTCAAAGTGttgtttgaagaaggaaagtGCCTCATTTTTTATTCCAATGGGAATGAGTTGTTAAAAATAAAGATGCAACACAAGAGCTTCTCGTTGGATCCACTCGAGAAGAAGCAGATAACTTTCAAGTGTCAA GTGAAGAGAGATAAGTTGAGTGAGAAATTCGAACCAGGAATCTTTGTAGGCGATAGCATGGTGTCCAAAGCCTACAAGATCTATCAACCTCACACAACGAAGATAGTGATTAGCAGAGATGTTCAATTTTTGGAGGATAAGGA AGGGACTAGACTATTGAGGGAGGTGTATGAAAGAATTAGTGTAGCTGCATTAGAGCCTGTAGGATATGAAGAAGCTAAAAGAGATACAAAGTGGATGGAGGCAATGAAGGAAGAGTTAAGTATGatagagaaaaacaatacaTGGGAGCTGGTGGAGAAGCCTGCATACAGGAAAGTGATTGGAGTCAAATGGgttttcaaaaccaaattgaACCCAGATGGCTCTGTGAACAAGCTCAAGGCTAGGTTAGTGGTAAAAGGGTATGCACAAGTTTGGGGAATTTATTTTTCTGAGACTTTTACACTAGTTGCAAGAATGGACACAATTAGGTTGCTACTGGTTGTGTCAACTCAGTATAGATGGAAAGTGTATCAACTAGATGTGAAGTCAACATTCCTAAATGGAGTGTTAGAAAAAGAGATCTATGTTAAGCAACCAGATGAATTCATCATACCAGgataa